The Nocardioides panzhihuensis genome has a segment encoding these proteins:
- a CDS encoding LppX_LprAFG lipoprotein yields MLSSHLGRNLPRLAFALIALLAALLVLTACGGEDPAKGRTPQQVLAAAQNHLDETSGINFSLASDDLPEGITTLKAATGTLTRQPAFEGRLTVPVMGAEAQVEVVSVDGVVYAKLPFTTSFQELDPAKYGVPDPAALIAPQTGISSLLPATEDVKIGKSVRGGADNDEILSTYTGTLPATAVQKILAGAEGEFDVTYIINDADELTEATITGHFSGEGEAAYSYTLDVTEYGVEKEIAKP; encoded by the coding sequence ATGCTCAGCTCGCATCTGGGGCGGAACCTGCCGCGCCTCGCCTTCGCCCTCATCGCCCTCCTGGCCGCGCTCCTCGTGCTGACCGCCTGCGGCGGCGAGGACCCGGCCAAGGGCCGTACGCCGCAGCAGGTGCTCGCAGCCGCGCAGAATCACCTCGACGAGACCAGCGGGATCAACTTCTCGCTCGCCTCCGACGACCTGCCCGAAGGCATCACGACGCTGAAGGCCGCGACCGGGACGCTGACCCGCCAGCCCGCCTTCGAAGGCAGGCTGACCGTGCCGGTGATGGGTGCGGAGGCGCAGGTCGAGGTGGTGTCGGTCGACGGCGTCGTCTACGCGAAGCTGCCGTTCACGACCTCGTTCCAGGAGCTCGACCCGGCCAAGTACGGCGTGCCGGACCCGGCCGCGCTGATCGCTCCGCAGACCGGCATCTCCTCGCTGCTCCCGGCGACCGAGGACGTGAAGATCGGCAAGTCGGTGCGTGGCGGCGCCGACAACGACGAGATCCTCTCGACCTACACCGGCACGCTGCCGGCCACGGCGGTCCAGAAGATCCTCGCCGGCGCAGAAGGCGAGTTCGACGTCACCTACATCATCAACGACGCCGACGAGCTCACCGAGGCCACCATCACGGGCCACTTCAGCGGTGAGGGCGAGGCGGCGTACTCCTACACGCTCGACGTGACCGAGTACGGCGTCGAGAAGGAGATCGCCAAGCCGTGA
- a CDS encoding DNA gyrase/topoisomerase IV subunit A — translation MARGKAKQDVPDDFEEHILDTDIGDEMRSSFLEYSYSVIYSRALPDARDGLKPVQRRILYTMNDMGVRPDRGHVKCARIVGEVMGKLHPHGDGAIYDALVRMAQPWAMRLPMIDGHGNFGSPGGDDPAAAMRYTEARMGLAAQAMTDDIKEDTVDFRPNYDSREMEPSVLPAAIPNLLVNGATGIAVGMATNMAPHNLIEVVSAARHLIKHPGAELDTLMKFIPGPDLPTGGSIVGLDGIRDAYETGRGSFKIRATTRIETFGRRKGIVITELPFNIGTEKIIERVKTLVQSKKIQGIADLKDLTDREHGTRLVIEVKNGFVPEAVLEQLYKMTPLEDSFGINNVALVDGQPRTLGLKELLEVFLGHRYDVVRRRSQFRRDRAADRLHLVDGLLIAILDIDEVIQLIRSSDNAGEAKGRLMSVFDLSQVQAEYILDMALRRLTKFSKIELEKEREDLLATIEYLDSILGDDDMLRKVVSDELGEVAKTFGTPRRTVLLASAGTPALEAMSLEVADDPCFALLSSTGLLARSSDAEPFSTGSAGSGGSRANHDVIVSVVPATVRGQIGVLTSRGRLVRLGVLDLPAMPPTHGDPNLSGGLPLSALLSLESDERALALTTLATEGPGIALGTKLGVVKRVNPEVLLNKDEWEVIKLADGDEVAGAAELRTGTEALVFVTSDAQLLHFPADVVRPQGRSAGGMAGVRMAHGSKVVFFGVVSADAPEGAAVVTVAGSSSALPGTETGSVKTTPFSEYPAKGRATGGVRAHRYLKGEDSIVFAWVGAAPPMAAAASGAPIELPEIDPRRDGSGVPLEQPIDAVAGPVANAFPVSAG, via the coding sequence ATGGCACGCGGCAAGGCAAAGCAGGATGTCCCCGACGACTTCGAGGAGCACATCCTCGACACCGACATCGGTGACGAGATGCGGTCCTCATTCCTGGAGTACTCCTACTCCGTCATCTACTCCCGGGCACTGCCCGACGCCCGCGACGGCCTCAAGCCCGTGCAGCGCCGGATCCTCTACACGATGAACGACATGGGCGTACGTCCAGACCGCGGCCACGTGAAGTGTGCCCGCATCGTCGGTGAGGTGATGGGAAAGCTGCACCCGCACGGCGACGGCGCGATCTACGACGCCCTGGTCCGGATGGCGCAGCCGTGGGCGATGCGGCTGCCGATGATCGACGGGCACGGCAACTTCGGCTCCCCCGGCGGTGACGACCCGGCTGCGGCGATGCGTTACACCGAGGCTCGGATGGGTCTGGCCGCGCAGGCGATGACCGATGACATCAAGGAAGACACGGTCGACTTCCGGCCCAACTACGACTCGCGGGAGATGGAGCCGAGCGTGCTCCCCGCCGCGATCCCCAACCTGCTGGTCAACGGCGCCACCGGCATCGCGGTCGGCATGGCCACCAACATGGCGCCGCACAACCTGATCGAGGTCGTCTCCGCCGCGCGTCACCTGATCAAGCACCCCGGTGCCGAGCTCGACACGCTGATGAAGTTCATCCCCGGCCCCGACCTCCCCACCGGCGGCAGCATCGTCGGCCTCGACGGGATCCGGGACGCGTACGAGACCGGTCGGGGTTCATTCAAGATCCGCGCCACCACGCGGATCGAGACGTTCGGTCGCCGCAAGGGCATCGTGATCACCGAGCTGCCGTTCAACATCGGCACCGAGAAGATCATCGAGCGCGTCAAGACGCTGGTGCAGTCCAAGAAGATCCAGGGCATCGCCGACCTCAAGGACCTCACCGACCGCGAGCACGGCACCCGCCTGGTGATCGAGGTCAAGAACGGGTTCGTGCCCGAGGCCGTCCTGGAGCAGCTCTACAAGATGACGCCCTTGGAAGACTCCTTCGGGATCAACAACGTCGCGCTCGTCGACGGCCAGCCGCGCACCCTCGGCCTCAAGGAGCTCCTCGAGGTCTTCCTGGGACACCGCTACGACGTCGTCCGCCGCCGCAGCCAGTTCCGCCGCGACCGGGCCGCCGACCGGCTCCACCTGGTCGACGGTCTGCTGATCGCGATCCTCGACATCGACGAGGTCATCCAGCTGATCCGCTCCTCCGACAACGCCGGGGAGGCCAAGGGGCGGCTCATGTCGGTCTTCGACCTGAGCCAGGTGCAGGCGGAGTACATCCTCGACATGGCGCTGCGCCGGCTGACGAAGTTCTCCAAGATCGAGCTGGAGAAGGAGCGCGAGGATCTGCTCGCCACCATCGAGTACCTCGACTCGATCCTCGGCGACGACGACATGCTCCGCAAGGTCGTCTCCGACGAGCTGGGCGAGGTGGCCAAGACGTTCGGCACCCCGCGCCGCACCGTCCTGCTCGCCTCGGCCGGCACCCCGGCGCTCGAGGCGATGAGCCTCGAGGTCGCCGACGACCCGTGCTTCGCGCTGCTCTCCTCGACCGGGCTCCTGGCCCGCTCCTCGGACGCCGAGCCCTTCTCGACCGGCTCTGCTGGTTCTGGGGGGAGCCGCGCCAACCACGACGTGATCGTCTCGGTCGTCCCGGCGACCGTCCGCGGCCAGATCGGCGTGCTCACCTCCCGCGGACGCCTCGTACGCCTCGGGGTGCTCGACCTGCCGGCGATGCCGCCGACCCACGGCGACCCGAACCTCTCCGGCGGTCTGCCGCTGTCCGCGCTGCTCTCGCTGGAGTCCGACGAGCGCGCGCTGGCGCTCACCACGCTCGCCACCGAGGGGCCGGGCATCGCGCTCGGCACCAAGCTCGGTGTCGTCAAGCGGGTCAACCCCGAGGTGCTGCTCAACAAGGACGAGTGGGAGGTGATCAAGCTCGCCGACGGCGACGAGGTGGCCGGCGCCGCCGAGCTGCGCACCGGCACCGAGGCGCTGGTCTTCGTCACCTCCGACGCCCAGCTCCTCCACTTCCCCGCGGATGTCGTCCGTCCCCAGGGCCGCAGCGCCGGCGGTATGGCCGGCGTCCGGATGGCCCACGGGTCGAAGGTCGTCTTCTTCGGCGTCGTCTCCGCCGACGCGCCCGAGGGTGCGGCGGTGGTCACCGTCGCCGGTTCGTCGAGCGCTCTGCCCGGCACCGAGACGGGGTCGGTGAAGACCACGCCGTTCAGCGAGTACCCCGCCAAGGGGCGGGCCACCGGCGGCGTACGCGCCCACCGTTATCTCAAGGGCGAGGACTCGATCGTCTTCGCCTGGGTCGGCGCCGCTCCCCCGATGGCGGCCGCGGCCTCCGGCGCGCCGATCGAGCTGCCCGAGATCGACCCGCGCCGCGACGGCTCCGGGGTGCCGCTGGAGCAGCCCATCGACGCCGTCGCCGGCCCGGTCGCCAACGCGTTCCCGGTATCCGCCGGGTAG
- a CDS encoding HNH endonuclease — MNETVDELLAGPPLGAAEGELVDWISRLEEIKCVAEAVQAEAAVRLEEATRARQAEARVPARKLGEGVASQVALARRVSPAKGAKLLGLAKILITEMPHTFALMKTGLFSQWQATILARETACLSMEDRRVIDYQLCSPGSDGEPPAVVTMGLRQLENAAKKLAITLDQESVVARAANAEKDRRVSVRPAPDTMTWLGALLPVKDGVAVFAALDQAAKAAQAAGDERTRGQVMADTLVDRVTGRTAADAKPRIEVKIVMTADALTNDSDQPAMVEGYGPVPGAWAREALTDAEVFVRRLFTDPAGNLVAMESRSRKAPEGLADFITSRDGGICRTNGCDAPIRNVDHVERHADGGRTSAENLQGLCERCNQAKEALGWQARPGPDGSIITITPTGHTYTSPPPDTWRPDPPPLSRAEFMLRDLLLGHDLAA; from the coding sequence ATGAACGAGACCGTCGACGAGCTCCTCGCCGGGCCGCCCCTGGGCGCGGCCGAGGGCGAGTTGGTCGACTGGATCTCTCGTCTCGAAGAGATCAAATGTGTGGCTGAGGCCGTTCAGGCAGAAGCAGCGGTACGCCTCGAGGAAGCCACCCGCGCACGCCAGGCCGAGGCTCGGGTCCCTGCCCGGAAGCTGGGCGAGGGCGTCGCCTCGCAGGTGGCGCTCGCGCGGCGGGTCTCACCCGCCAAAGGCGCCAAACTGCTGGGCCTGGCGAAGATCCTGATCACCGAGATGCCACACACCTTCGCCTTGATGAAAACGGGCCTGTTCTCGCAGTGGCAGGCCACCATCCTCGCCCGCGAGACCGCCTGCCTCTCGATGGAGGACCGCCGGGTCATCGACTATCAGCTCTGCTCGCCCGGTTCGGACGGTGAGCCGCCTGCGGTGGTGACCATGGGACTGCGACAGCTCGAGAACGCCGCCAAGAAGCTTGCCATCACCCTCGACCAAGAATCCGTCGTCGCTCGTGCCGCGAACGCCGAGAAGGACCGCCGGGTCAGCGTCCGGCCGGCACCGGACACCATGACCTGGCTCGGTGCCTTGTTGCCGGTCAAGGACGGCGTCGCCGTATTCGCTGCGCTGGACCAGGCAGCCAAGGCCGCCCAGGCGGCCGGAGACGAGCGGACCCGCGGCCAGGTCATGGCCGACACCCTCGTCGACCGCGTCACCGGCCGCACCGCAGCCGACGCGAAGCCTCGGATCGAGGTCAAGATCGTGATGACCGCCGACGCCCTCACCAACGACAGCGACCAGCCGGCCATGGTCGAGGGCTACGGTCCCGTGCCAGGCGCCTGGGCCCGTGAAGCGCTCACCGATGCGGAGGTCTTCGTCCGCAGGTTGTTCACCGACCCGGCCGGGAACCTGGTCGCGATGGAGTCTCGTTCCCGCAAAGCCCCCGAGGGTCTGGCTGACTTCATCACGAGCCGCGACGGTGGGATCTGCCGCACCAACGGCTGCGACGCCCCGATCCGCAACGTCGACCATGTCGAACGCCACGCTGACGGCGGCCGCACGAGTGCCGAAAATCTCCAAGGTCTCTGCGAGCGGTGCAATCAAGCGAAAGAAGCTCTCGGTTGGCAGGCCAGACCAGGACCAGACGGCAGCATCATCACCATCACACCCACTGGCCACACATACACGAGCCCACCACCCGACACCTGGCGACCAGACCCACCACCACTGTCCCGAGCAGAGTTCATGCTGCGCGATCTGCTCCTCGGCCACGATCTTGCCGCGTGA
- a CDS encoding type II toxin-antitoxin system VapB family antitoxin: MAVTQIELDTELLAEIQRISGATTPQEAIEFAVRELVLRNHDGDAPKHAQKLARNWDYDGWRVLNERDRANAVRH, translated from the coding sequence ATGGCTGTCACCCAGATCGAGCTCGACACCGAGCTGCTCGCGGAGATCCAGCGGATCTCCGGCGCGACCACGCCGCAGGAGGCGATCGAGTTCGCCGTACGCGAGCTCGTCCTGCGCAACCACGATGGCGATGCCCCCAAGCATGCTCAGAAGCTGGCGCGGAACTGGGACTACGACGGTTGGCGGGTGCTCAACGAGCGCGACCGCGCCAACGCCGTACGTCACTGA
- a CDS encoding GNAT family N-acetyltransferase: MTAQQTPPYPSHWEADVLLRDGRTAHIRPIRSADKDLLVDFYDHRVSDESKYYRFFSPMPHLSARDVARFTEVDHKDRVAFILTLRGRMIAVGRYDVVKPGEAEVAFLVEDDYQGRGIAQILLEHLAQAGRERGVTKFTADVLPDNGRMIQTFRDAGYKVASVYEDGVISLQFSIDVTDTAVGRLALREHEAEAASIHRFFNPRSVAVIGASRRQETVGQALVRNLVIGDFTGRVYMVNPSSTAVSGMPAYKSVQDIPDDVDVAIVAVPADAVQDVVLDCAAKGVHGLVVISSGFAETGEEGRQRQRRLVNLSRSYGLRLIGPNALGVINTDPQVKINASLAPTMPPRGRAGFFCQSGALGSAILEKVNNRGLGLSTFVSAGNRADVSGNDLLQYWEEDASTEVVMMYLESIGNPRKFSRIARRVSQRKPIVAVRSGRTTQGVPMGHAVRKISAPPAAVDAMFRQAGIIQVDTLDEMFDVAQLLAHQPLPRGRRVAIVGNSDALGLLAADAAVSVGLQVNKQVPLPTEPSAEDFEDALDAAIDDPEVDAVISVYIPPLNVSGEEIANVLAAVGEQSDKPLVTSFLGAEGVPELLRVPDVAGSTAGRGSVPSYSSVESAVRALAKVVEYAVWLRSADGETPWLSADECDPRTARKIVTDVLAARPSGGDLSREDLTMVLAAYGIKLWNTHKVTTLDEAISAAEDLGWDVVLKATIESVRERPDQAHVVRNIDDVDEMTEAWELITSRISPETGGLTVQRTAPPGVPVAIRSMEDPLFGPVVSFGIAGPITELLADRAYRIPPLSKRDAASMVREIKAAPMLFGYRGGDMVDVDEIERLVLKVAQLQNDLPQISSLDLSLVLVGLEYSAVLTANARVDLVADPRSDWFVRRLNPAVGDTLPG; encoded by the coding sequence GTGACCGCGCAGCAGACCCCGCCGTATCCCTCCCACTGGGAGGCGGACGTGCTGCTGCGCGATGGGCGGACCGCGCACATCCGGCCGATCAGGTCGGCGGACAAGGACCTGCTGGTCGACTTCTACGACCACCGGGTCAGCGACGAGTCGAAGTACTACCGCTTCTTCTCGCCGATGCCGCACCTCTCGGCCCGAGATGTCGCGCGCTTCACCGAGGTCGACCACAAGGACCGGGTCGCGTTCATCCTGACCCTGCGGGGTCGGATGATCGCGGTCGGGCGCTACGACGTGGTCAAGCCGGGGGAGGCGGAGGTCGCCTTCCTCGTCGAGGACGACTACCAGGGCCGCGGGATCGCACAGATCCTGCTCGAGCACCTCGCCCAGGCCGGGCGCGAGCGCGGGGTCACCAAGTTCACCGCCGACGTGCTCCCCGACAACGGGCGGATGATCCAGACCTTCCGCGACGCCGGCTACAAGGTGGCCTCCGTCTACGAGGACGGCGTCATCTCGCTGCAGTTCTCGATCGACGTCACCGACACCGCGGTCGGCCGGCTCGCCCTGCGCGAGCACGAGGCCGAGGCCGCCTCGATCCACCGCTTCTTCAACCCGCGCTCGGTGGCCGTGATCGGCGCCAGCCGACGGCAGGAGACCGTCGGCCAGGCGCTCGTACGCAACCTGGTGATCGGCGACTTCACCGGTCGGGTCTACATGGTCAACCCCAGCTCCACCGCGGTCAGCGGCATGCCGGCCTACAAGAGCGTGCAGGACATCCCCGACGACGTCGACGTGGCGATCGTCGCGGTGCCCGCCGACGCGGTGCAGGACGTCGTGCTCGACTGTGCCGCCAAGGGCGTGCACGGCCTCGTGGTCATCTCCAGCGGCTTCGCCGAGACCGGCGAGGAGGGCCGCCAGCGGCAGCGCAGGCTGGTGAACCTGTCGCGCTCCTACGGGCTGCGGCTGATCGGTCCCAACGCGCTCGGCGTGATCAACACCGACCCCCAGGTCAAGATCAATGCCAGCCTCGCCCCGACGATGCCGCCGCGCGGACGTGCGGGCTTCTTCTGCCAGTCGGGTGCGCTCGGCTCGGCGATCCTGGAGAAGGTCAACAACCGCGGCCTGGGCCTGTCGACCTTCGTCAGCGCCGGAAACCGCGCCGACGTCTCCGGCAACGACCTCCTGCAGTACTGGGAGGAGGACGCCTCGACCGAGGTCGTGATGATGTACCTCGAGTCGATCGGTAACCCACGCAAGTTCTCCCGCATCGCCCGCCGCGTCTCCCAGCGCAAGCCGATCGTGGCGGTCCGTTCGGGGCGCACCACCCAGGGTGTGCCGATGGGCCACGCGGTGCGCAAGATCAGCGCGCCGCCGGCGGCTGTCGACGCGATGTTCCGGCAGGCCGGGATCATCCAGGTCGACACCCTCGACGAGATGTTCGACGTCGCCCAGCTCCTCGCCCACCAGCCGCTTCCGCGTGGCCGGCGGGTTGCCATCGTCGGCAACTCCGACGCTCTGGGGCTGCTGGCCGCCGACGCCGCCGTCTCGGTCGGGCTGCAGGTCAACAAGCAGGTCCCGCTGCCCACCGAGCCGAGCGCCGAGGACTTCGAGGACGCGCTCGACGCGGCCATCGACGATCCCGAGGTCGATGCGGTGATCTCGGTCTACATCCCGCCGCTCAACGTCTCCGGTGAGGAGATCGCCAACGTGCTCGCCGCGGTCGGCGAGCAGTCCGACAAGCCGCTGGTCACCAGCTTCCTCGGTGCCGAGGGTGTCCCCGAGCTGCTCCGCGTCCCCGACGTCGCCGGGTCGACCGCCGGCCGGGGCTCGGTGCCGTCGTACTCCTCGGTCGAGTCGGCCGTGCGCGCCCTGGCCAAGGTCGTGGAGTACGCCGTGTGGCTGCGCTCCGCCGACGGCGAGACGCCGTGGCTCAGCGCCGACGAGTGCGACCCGCGCACGGCGCGCAAGATCGTCACCGACGTGCTCGCCGCGCGCCCCTCGGGTGGCGACCTGAGCCGCGAGGACCTCACCATGGTGCTGGCCGCCTATGGGATCAAGCTGTGGAACACCCACAAGGTCACCACCCTCGACGAGGCGATCTCCGCCGCCGAGGACCTCGGCTGGGACGTCGTGCTCAAGGCAACCATCGAGAGCGTCCGTGAGCGGCCCGACCAGGCCCATGTCGTACGCAACATCGACGACGTCGACGAGATGACCGAGGCCTGGGAGCTGATCACCAGCCGGATCTCGCCCGAGACCGGCGGGCTGACGGTGCAGCGCACCGCGCCGCCGGGAGTCCCGGTCGCGATCCGGTCGATGGAGGACCCGCTGTTCGGGCCGGTGGTCTCCTTCGGCATCGCCGGACCGATCACCGAGCTGCTGGCCGACCGCGCCTACCGGATCCCGCCGCTGTCCAAGCGGGACGCGGCCTCGATGGTGCGCGAGATCAAGGCCGCGCCGATGCTCTTCGGCTACCGCGGCGGCGACATGGTCGACGTCGACGAGATCGAGCGCCTCGTCCTCAAGGTCGCCCAGCTGCAGAACGACCTGCCCCAGATCTCCTCGCTCGACCTGTCCCTGGTCCTGGTCGGCCTCGAATACTCAGCCGTTCTCACCGCCAACGCCAGGGTCGACCTGGTCGCCGATCCGCGCTCGGACTGGTTCGTACGCCGCCTCAACCCGGCGGTGGGGGACACCCTGCCCGGATGA
- a CDS encoding DUF4913 domain-containing protein, with the protein MPEDRSESRLEELLDELVEDELRVATPPVLYYGNVEEFVSDRLVHLFSRAPESGLVWCPEWYRHAEALMRLDSIWRAWEHLRHDPATGISNWLLHHADPHMGVLMDPVAGPFAQCTNGVHGVTPPPLPHEPAPPGLFTDARGEWWASGTPLGLSDD; encoded by the coding sequence ATGCCCGAAGATCGATCCGAGAGTCGTCTGGAGGAGCTGCTCGACGAGCTCGTCGAGGACGAGCTGCGGGTGGCGACACCACCGGTCCTCTACTACGGAAACGTCGAGGAGTTCGTCAGCGACAGGCTCGTTCATCTGTTCTCGCGGGCCCCGGAGTCGGGGCTCGTATGGTGTCCGGAGTGGTATCGGCATGCCGAGGCCCTCATGCGGTTGGACTCGATATGGCGTGCGTGGGAGCACCTGCGGCATGACCCCGCGACCGGGATCTCGAACTGGCTGCTGCACCATGCCGACCCGCACATGGGTGTGCTGATGGATCCAGTCGCCGGACCGTTCGCCCAATGCACGAACGGCGTGCACGGCGTCACCCCGCCTCCGCTGCCTCACGAGCCGGCTCCGCCAGGCCTGTTCACCGACGCCAGAGGTGAGTGGTGGGCGTCCGGAACGCCGCTGGGCCTCTCGGACGACTGA